The candidate division KSB1 bacterium genome contains the following window.
ATGCTGGGATTACCGGTAAAACTTTGACTATAAACACCGGCAGGTCCGCCGTGAATATTCAGAATTAACGGATATTTCGTACCGGGTTCATAATCCACCGGGTATGTTAAAAGTCCTTCGATTTCCATCCCATCTTTGGATTTCCAGGTTAACACTTCTGTTCTTCCCATGAGCGGTTTTGGAACATCTCCATTGACAGAAGTTAATTTTGACATTTTGAAATTCTTAATGGAAGAGGCATAAACATCCGCCGGCATTTCCAGGATTTGATAAGTAAAAGCCAAACTTTTTCCATCTCCACTGATTGAGATCGAGCCGAAAACTCCATCCCTCTTTGTGATTGTTTTAGGTTCTTTTCCGTCGACAGGAAGCGCTTGCACCTGGCGGGTTGTTCGAACAGCATCTGAAACGTAAACCTGTTTGCTGTCAATAGACCAGGCCAGAATACTGGTGTTGCGGTTACTGGTATGGCTCAGATTTTTTATATCGCCGCCTGAACTCGAAATTAAATAAATATCACTCAAACCAATCCGCTGGAGAGAACCGCCATGGGAAGCAAAAGCAATCCATTTACCATCGGGAGAATATCTCGGCGATCGATCGGCGCCTGATCGAGTGACCAGCGGCGTCACTTCCCCACTGTCCGAGGGCACGGTTGAAATATCGGTGGCGATACCGCCTGTATTGATTTTTGGATCCGGTTGATGAACAAATGCGATGGTTATGCCATCCGGCGACCAATCGAAACTGGAGACATGGAACAACCCTTTAGTCAATCGTTTGGTTTCATGCTTTCCGGAATCATCTTCAGCAATAGCTACTGTATATAAGTGATTGTATTTAAAATTTTTGTCAACGAGAATTACATCTCGTTTTTCCTTTTTTCTTTTTTCTTCTTCTTTCGAATCCGGATCACGCATGGTGTATGCGATTTTTTGTCCATCGGGCGCCCAGCGATAGGACGATACTCCGGATTTCGCATCTGTTAATTTTACAGCCTCCCCTCCTTGTGTTCGCATTATCCAGATCTGGCTTTTTTTGCCAGTGCGTGAAGACGTAAATGCGAGATATTTTCCATCATGAGAAAAGGATGGATTAGAAGCCGATTTTTCACCATGAGTATATTGATAATTCATTTTGCCATCCGAGGAAACCACCCAAATTTGGCTTAAGTATTCCGACTTCTCACCCTCCATGACTGGCTCTCGAACCACATATGCAATTCTGCTACCATCATGAGAAATAGCCGTTCCGCGAATCGATTTGTATTTCATACTCAATTCAGGAGTCCATGATTCTTCATTGGTTTCCTGGGCTTTCAATCCTGAGAATACAAATAGTAAGCAAATCAAACATCCAAAAACAACAACACGCCCGGTTAAATTATTTTTTTTCATGCTAACCTCTGTTTTATTTTGAAGGATTTAGAATGGTCAAATAATATACTAATTGCTAAGATAATAAGCTTGGAGCAAGAAACAAAGTATTACTTTTATTATGATTTATTTTATTTATTTCAATATCGTACTGTTTCCTTAGAAAACAGACAAATAAATAATTTTTAGTAAGGCCTTTTCTACTTCGCGGATGGCTTGGAAAGACTATTTAAATCTCTTTTTGAATTTCCACCAATGCCTTTACAATCTCTGAAAAGTTTTCCCTTGAGTCTACATTGCTTGGGGGCGGTGTAGGGTTAAAACTGAGAATTCATGGGACTGTAAGTTTAGCACCTGAAGTATTTTTGAATCTTGAGCCCGGTTTAAATGGCTGAAGAGAGTATCGATCATCACGTTTCCGACGAAATGAATTTTTTCTTTATCGATGCCTTCTCGTAGCAAATTATTATCGTTTCAGATAACGAAGAATCTACTGAACTATTTGTTGAAAAC
Protein-coding sequences here:
- a CDS encoding S9 family peptidase, which encodes MKKNNLTGRVVVFGCLICLLFVFSGLKAQETNEESWTPELSMKYKSIRGTAISHDGSRIAYVVREPVMEGEKSEYLSQIWVVSSDGKMNYQYTHGEKSASNPSFSHDGKYLAFTSSRTGKKSQIWIMRTQGGEAVKLTDAKSGVSSYRWAPDGQKIAYTMRDPDSKEEEKRKKEKRDVILVDKNFKYNHLYTVAIAEDDSGKHETKRLTKGLFHVSSFDWSPDGITIAFVHQPDPKINTGGIATDISTVPSDSGEVTPLVTRSGADRSPRYSPDGKWIAFASHGGSLQRIGLSDIYLISSSGGDIKNLSHTSNRNTSILAWSIDSKQVYVSDAVRTTRQVQALPVDGKEPKTITKRDGVFGSISISGDGKSLAFTYQILEMPADVYASSIKNFKMSKLTSVNGDVPKPLMGRTEVLTWKSKDGMEIEGLLTYPVDYEPGTKYPLILNIHGGPAGVYSQSFTGNPSIYMLQYFAQKGYAIIRGNPRGSNGYGKEFRYANYKDWGFGDYEDIMAGVDKVIDMGIGHPDSLCVMGWSYGGYMTSFLVTKTNRFKAASMGAGLPNLISMVSTTDIPDYLVAHFGGEYWDDYETYEKHSAIYRIKNVTTPTQVIHGANDLRVPFTQGQEFYVSLSRLGVPTEMIVYPRTPHGPREPKFLMDVSQRIMTWFDFHLGRSEKMKEKVKSTSDE
- a CDS encoding UDP-N-acetylglucosamine 2-epimerase, with the protein product MLREGIDKEKIHFVGNVMIDTLFSHLNRAQDSKILQVLNLQSHEFSVLTLHRPQAM